The genomic stretch CCCATTGGAAAGATTGATCGACAGATCATTCTATTAAAATCCACCTCTATTCGCTCTCTTTTGCAAAGATCGACCATTGGACTTATCAAAGGAAACAAATAATTCATTTGTATCAGATAAACCGATGCAAAACTGATTAATTTTTGAAAGACCTACACATCGCTCATTCGAGGGATATAGAAACAGAATTTTACGGAACTAAATCGATCCCTTAAGACATGGTAAATATACAGATTTCATATTATTGGATTAAATATAAATTTGTAGTTACTACATTTTTATACTTGATATTGTTTGAGAATGCGCTTCAGTTAAAATTAACTTCAGTTACAGGAAGATCTAAAAGAATGGGATTGCGTGAGCTAAAAAAAGTGAAGACCAGAAAACTCATTTCTGATATTGCCCGTGATCTATTCATTGAGAGAGGATTTGCGCAAGTCACGGTTGCCGAGATAGCAGAGAAAGCCGAGGTGGCGGTCACTACACTCTTCAATTACTTTCCTACGAAAGAGTCGATCATCTTTGATCGCGAAGATGAGATCGATACGGAGATCCTAACGGCAATCCGCAATAAGAAAAAAGACCACTCTATTCTAGATGCTCTACATAAGTATTTCCTCAATAGTAAACTCATTAATCCTCCTAACAAAAGGATCTTCTCAGAATTCATGAAGCTTGTAAGATCTTCTCCCGAACTTGCCTCCTATTTCCGCGGAATTTGGAGTCGGTATGAAACTACTTTGGCCAAAGAAATTCAAAATGAATCCGGGGCAAATAAGACGGAAGCAGAATGTATTGCAAAGCTGATTCTCGAAGGAGTGAACTTTGCCTGTAACTCAGCATCTCCAAAAGATGCCTTAAATCTCACGTTCAAAATCTTAAAAAATGGGTGGAATAAATGAATCACACCAAATCGTCTTACGACGTAATCATATCCGGCGCAGGTCCTGTAGGACTATTCCTAGCTTGCGAACTGGCTTTAGCAAAATGTTCAGTCCTTATATTAGAAAAGGCTGAAGACCCGCATTTGCCCTTAAAGCAACTTCCTTTCGGAATACGAGGGCTCTCTTCTCCTACCATCGAAGCACTCTATCGAAGAGGATTGTTAAACGAATTAGAGATACATAAAATAATCAAAAACCCGCATGCCAATACTGTGCAGGGAGGACCGCGTCGTCAAGCAGGACACTTTGCAGGCATCCCGTTTCACGATGGTGATATCGATACTTCTCAATGGAAGTATAGACTACCAAGTTCCACCGAAACCATTTTGATCTCCGAAATGGCAGAACTTGAAACTATATTGTCTCGTCGTACTGAAGCCTTAGGAGTAGAGATCAAGAGAGGGCTCGCGTTAACTTCGCTAGAACAAACGGCGGATGAGGTGACTGTTCAAGCAGGTGATCAATCTTTTCGAGCACAATGGCTCGTAGGTTGTGATGGAGCTCGAAGCATTGTCCGTAAGACAGCGGGTTTCGAATTTGCCGGCACTGATCCTGAATTCACAGGATATTCTGCAAAGGTCGACATTGCCGATCCGGAAAAGCTAAAGCCTGGCCGCAATCCTACTCCTACCGGAATGTATTTGCAATCTCAGCCTGGTTTCCTAATCATGCAGGATTTTGACGGCGGGGAATTTCATAATTCAGAAAAGCCAATCACTCTAGAACATGTGCAGAAGACAATTCGCTATATCTCGAACACAGATGTTACCATCAAAGCTTTACATTTCGCATCCACTTGGACGGACAGAGCAAGACAAGCAACTGAATACCGCAAAGAAAGAATCCTGTTAGCAGGAGATGCAGCACATATTCATTCCCCGCTAGGTGGGCAAGGATTGAATCTTGGTCTTGGGGACGCAATGAATCTAGGGTGGAAGCTCGCCGCTACGATCCAAAAGAAGGCGCCGAAAGGTCTATTAGATAGTTATCATATAGAGAGATATCCGATCGGCGCTCAAGTTCTAGATTGGTCAAGGGCTCAAGTTGCCATCATGAAACCGACGCCACAGTCTCGCGCGTTACACGCGATCTTTCATGATCTACTGGAAACTAGAGACGGAGCCACCTATATTGCAGGAAGAGTATGGGGAATTCACACGCAGTATGATCTAGGCAATGCTCATCCTTTAGTAGGTCATAGTGTTCCTAACTTCGAGTTTGAAGATGGAACAAAGATCGGAGAACAAATGAAGGATGGGAAAGGGATATTTCTCGATTTCAATACAAATACTTCTCTAAAAGCCTTAGCTAGCGAATACGAAGACCAAATAAAGTATGTTTCAGGTCGAGCAAAAGAGCAATTCAACTTGAGCGCAGCGTTGATACGTCCAGATGGGATCGTAGCCTGGGCATCTAACGAAGAATTGAATGAACCAGCTTTCCGACAAGCAGCCAATCTTTGGTTTAGTAAATAATGTAAAGATTATAAGGAAGCATCACCCTTCCCTCCAGATGCTTCCCATTACAGAACAAGTTCTAAAATTCATTCTCTAAGATACATTAAGTAATCTTAATAAATAATATTTCTCATATAAGAAGAACCTGTTCTTTCTTCCCGTAACGAACGCTTTAAAAAGAAAAAACATCGGATGTACGTCAATTCCCTTTATGAATATAAACGATTTATAAGAGGATCCAGTTTAATAGTGCGAATATATATACAAACATCCGTGATTGATTGGGAATTCATTGGAGAGAATTTTAAAATGTTCATTAGAAAAAGAATAAAAGTCTTTTGTTCCGTCTTGGTGCTTTGGACGATTGTTGCGAGCTGTTCACCAGACTCGAAGCTTTCACCTTTCCCGTTCTCGCTTACTCAGGCTACGCAGTCCGTTAAGTCTGTTACTTATTCTGCGATGTCTTTAGCGGGTTTAAGTATTCCTCCCTCGCCCCCTTTGAGCACAAATGGAAGATACATCGTAGATGCGAATAATAATCGTTTTAAGCTTAAGGCAGTGAACTGGTATGGTGCAAGCGATACTCGCCAAGTTGTGGGAGGATTAGATAAGCAACCTATTTCGCATATCGTTTCTCTGATCCAGGAATGGGGTTTTAATTCTGTTCGCCTTCCTTTCTCTAATAAGATGCTCCATGATACGAGTATCGTTCCGAATGATTATGTTTCTGCGAATCCTCAATTCTTTGGCAAGACAGCTTTAGAAATTTATGATGAGACAGTGCAAGCTCTGACTTCTGCAGGTATCGTAGTCGTTTTGAACAACCATACTACCTTCTCAGAATGGTGTTGTGGTTTTGATTATAATGGAGAGTGGTATCATACGGGCTCTTCCTTCGCCTATAACCAGACTCCTGAAATGTGGAGAGCTGACTGGGCCTTCTTAGCGGATCGATATAAGAATAACAAGTTCGTAGCCGCAGCTGATCTTCGTAATGAAGTTCGCACCATGCGTTTCAATGATACCTATCTTCCGAACAGTCCGAACTGGGGTTGGGGAAATATCGACGACTGGCGTAAGGCTTCTCAAGACGCAGCGAATGATATTCTTCGCACCAATCCGGACATAGTGATCGTGATAGAAGGTATTAACTGGTGGGGAGCCATTCCTATTTTAGGTTCCGGAGAACGTCCCTTCTTAAAACCTGTCCGTGATCTGCAGGCTCATATTCGTGCTATGAACAAGCTTGTATACTCGGCGCACAATTACGCGTATATCGGTCCGAAACATAATGGCGACGACACCACTTCCGGTGGAAATATCAAGTACAAGGACATGGACCTTACTACCTTCCGAAATACGATTACGGATGAATGGGGTTATGTTACTGATCCGGATACGATCACAACTTATCCTGTTTGGTTAAGCGAATTCGGCGCTTCCCCCGGAGAGACCAACCCAGCAGATAGAGAATGGCTCAAGAGAATAGTGGATTACTTGATCGATAAGGATATCGATTTCGCAATCTGGCCATTGAATGGAGAGGATGAATGGGGCCTCGTGACCTCCGATTGGTCTCAAACCAGAATGGACGACTGGCGCTTTGAACATTTGAGTCGTCTGATTTCTTTTTCAGGAAAGACAGGAACCGTGACTAACGTGGATCATTTTACGCGCCTAAACTTCAAAGGAGTAGATGATAATGCAAGTACCATCGATAACGATTGGTTATCCGGTGCGAATAAAGGAACCTGTCCCGACGGAGAACGCTTCTTAGGCTTAAGCCAAGACCAAAGAGCTCTTTGTGGAGATACCAAATACGGCAAACTTTGGAATAGCGATCGTGCAATCAACGTGCAAGCAGTCTACGAAACACCTACTCGCTCCCACGACACCGGAGATTGGGCCAGCGGATTCACCAAGTATGAATGTCCTACTGACTATTATGTTGCGGGTGCGACTAAACATTCTTGGGGAACAAGCGGAATCCTCTGCGCTCATAGCAAGATTCCTCTTGCAAACTCCTGCCGTACTGTTTGGTTCGATCGAGGTGATAACCGTTCTTCTCAACGCGCAGGTGATTGGGCCCCAGGTTCTTATAAAGGCCAATGTGCAGACTCGGAGTATGTTGCCGGTATTGCACAAAGAAACGGAGGAGCATCGGCCCTTCTCTGCTGCTCTTCTCCTCTAAGTGGAGAATTGCCTTTGGTCTATAAGGCAAAGGATCTCTCTCATCGCACAGGATTTGCAGAAGGTGACGCCTGGGTCGTTACTACAGCAGATAATTGGGCAGATCATATTCTCTACGGACCTTACGATAGAGGTCGCTGGGGAACTGGAAATAAGAAGGCGATCTTTAGAATGATGGTAGATGTAACTAACGCGAATAACGATAAGGTAGTAACACTGGATGTGTTCGATGGTCAGAATGTATTAGCAGTGCGAGATGTGTATAGACATGATTTCGCAGGTCCTGGCTTATACACTAATTTAGACTTGGACTTTAGCATCTCGCCGGACAAGGTAGATCGCCCTATGGAAGTTCGCGCTTGGTGGTACGATACTTCCTATGTAAAAACGGAGAACGTGACTGTCCAAAATCGCTAATACACAGATCACTCTTAAGTAAAATTTCTTTGCAATATAGATAAAGAAAAACAACAGTAAGGTCGGCTCAACTCGAGTCGGCCTTTTTATTCTAACAAGAGAAGGATTAGCTTTCTTAAATATACTTTACCAGATTTACCAATATAGTAAAATATATTCAAATGGTCCAATTGGCAAAGAAAGGTCCCACAAAGAAAGAAAATATTTTGACTGCTGCGATCGGCGTCTTTGGACAGTTTGGATTCCAAAAAACATCAGTGGATGATATAGCAGAAGCCGCTCATTTATCCAAGCAAGGTCTCTATCTTCATTTTTCCAGCAAACAGGAAATCTTTTTAGCATCCTTGCAAAAGTACTTAGACGATGGATTGATTTTAGTACAAGAAGAACTGACAAAAGCGAATTCATCCCTATACGATCGTCTTCTTGGAGCAATGGATGCTTGGTTCGGTCGCCATTATGCTACATTCTCTCCGAAATCTTTCGATATTATAAAAACCGGCAATAGTATATCCGGAATTCAAATCGAAAAATACAAGGATACGTTCCGAGCAAAGATAGCAAAAGCGATAGCAGAATCTACAGAATTTAAGCGGAGCAAAAATGTATATTCGCCAAAAGAGATTTCCCAAGTGCTTTTTCTTTGCGGACTTACTTGGAAGGAAGAGGATATAACTTCTAGAGCGGATCTCCTGAAAAAGTTCGGTCTCTGCATTCGAGTCTGCTGTCAAATCGAGACTTAATTAGAAGTAATATGGATGAACAAATCTATACTGCAGATACTAACTTGCCAAAAATTAGAAATATATTAGAGCTTTAGTATAATATTCTAAAATGCAAACCCTTAAGACTAAAGATCTTTCTAGTCGTTCGGGACTATTTCGCCAAGGGAAAAAAGGATCTCCCTTGGCATTATAGTTATTTTCTCGAATAAAAGCGGATCGCTTATCGGATCCTTCGAATTTTGTGGTTCAATCTATC from Leptospira semungkisensis encodes the following:
- a CDS encoding glycoside hydrolase family 5 protein is translated as MFIRKRIKVFCSVLVLWTIVASCSPDSKLSPFPFSLTQATQSVKSVTYSAMSLAGLSIPPSPPLSTNGRYIVDANNNRFKLKAVNWYGASDTRQVVGGLDKQPISHIVSLIQEWGFNSVRLPFSNKMLHDTSIVPNDYVSANPQFFGKTALEIYDETVQALTSAGIVVVLNNHTTFSEWCCGFDYNGEWYHTGSSFAYNQTPEMWRADWAFLADRYKNNKFVAAADLRNEVRTMRFNDTYLPNSPNWGWGNIDDWRKASQDAANDILRTNPDIVIVIEGINWWGAIPILGSGERPFLKPVRDLQAHIRAMNKLVYSAHNYAYIGPKHNGDDTTSGGNIKYKDMDLTTFRNTITDEWGYVTDPDTITTYPVWLSEFGASPGETNPADREWLKRIVDYLIDKDIDFAIWPLNGEDEWGLVTSDWSQTRMDDWRFEHLSRLISFSGKTGTVTNVDHFTRLNFKGVDDNASTIDNDWLSGANKGTCPDGERFLGLSQDQRALCGDTKYGKLWNSDRAINVQAVYETPTRSHDTGDWASGFTKYECPTDYYVAGATKHSWGTSGILCAHSKIPLANSCRTVWFDRGDNRSSQRAGDWAPGSYKGQCADSEYVAGIAQRNGGASALLCCSSPLSGELPLVYKAKDLSHRTGFAEGDAWVVTTADNWADHILYGPYDRGRWGTGNKKAIFRMMVDVTNANNDKVVTLDVFDGQNVLAVRDVYRHDFAGPGLYTNLDLDFSISPDKVDRPMEVRAWWYDTSYVKTENVTVQNR
- a CDS encoding TetR/AcrR family transcriptional regulator — translated: MVQLAKKGPTKKENILTAAIGVFGQFGFQKTSVDDIAEAAHLSKQGLYLHFSSKQEIFLASLQKYLDDGLILVQEELTKANSSLYDRLLGAMDAWFGRHYATFSPKSFDIIKTGNSISGIQIEKYKDTFRAKIAKAIAESTEFKRSKNVYSPKEISQVLFLCGLTWKEEDITSRADLLKKFGLCIRVCCQIET
- a CDS encoding TetR/AcrR family transcriptional regulator; translated protein: MGLRELKKVKTRKLISDIARDLFIERGFAQVTVAEIAEKAEVAVTTLFNYFPTKESIIFDREDEIDTEILTAIRNKKKDHSILDALHKYFLNSKLINPPNKRIFSEFMKLVRSSPELASYFRGIWSRYETTLAKEIQNESGANKTEAECIAKLILEGVNFACNSASPKDALNLTFKILKNGWNK
- a CDS encoding FAD-dependent monooxygenase, which translates into the protein MNHTKSSYDVIISGAGPVGLFLACELALAKCSVLILEKAEDPHLPLKQLPFGIRGLSSPTIEALYRRGLLNELEIHKIIKNPHANTVQGGPRRQAGHFAGIPFHDGDIDTSQWKYRLPSSTETILISEMAELETILSRRTEALGVEIKRGLALTSLEQTADEVTVQAGDQSFRAQWLVGCDGARSIVRKTAGFEFAGTDPEFTGYSAKVDIADPEKLKPGRNPTPTGMYLQSQPGFLIMQDFDGGEFHNSEKPITLEHVQKTIRYISNTDVTIKALHFASTWTDRARQATEYRKERILLAGDAAHIHSPLGGQGLNLGLGDAMNLGWKLAATIQKKAPKGLLDSYHIERYPIGAQVLDWSRAQVAIMKPTPQSRALHAIFHDLLETRDGATYIAGRVWGIHTQYDLGNAHPLVGHSVPNFEFEDGTKIGEQMKDGKGIFLDFNTNTSLKALASEYEDQIKYVSGRAKEQFNLSAALIRPDGIVAWASNEELNEPAFRQAANLWFSK